The Juglans regia cultivar Chandler chromosome 2, Walnut 2.0, whole genome shotgun sequence genome includes a window with the following:
- the LOC109021727 gene encoding glyceraldehyde-3-phosphate dehydrogenase 2, cytosolic-like, with protein MGKVKIGINGFGRIGRLVARVALQRDDVELVAVNDPFITTDYMTYMFKYDTVHGQWKHHDVKVKDSKTLLFGEKHVTVFGARNPEEIPWAETGAEIIVESTGVFTDKEKAAAHLKGGAKKVIISAPSKDAPMFVVGVNEKEYKHELDIISNASCTTNCLAPLAKVINDRFGIVEGLMTTVHSITATQKTVDGPSSKDWRGGRAASFNIIPSSTGAAKAVGKVLPVLNGKLTGMAFRVPTIDVSVVDLTVRLEKAATYDEIKAAIKEESEGKLKGILGYTEDDVVSSDFIGDSRSSIFDAKAGIALNDKFVKLVAWYDNEWGYSSRVVDLVVHVASTK; from the exons ATGG GGAAGGTCAAGATCGGAATCAACG GATTTGGAAGGATCGGCCGTTTGGTGGCAAGGGTTGCTCTGCAGAGAGACGATGTTGAACTTGTTGCTGTTAACGATCCTTTCATCACCACCGACTACATG ACATACATGTTCAAGTACGACACAGTTCATGGTCAGTGGAAGCATCATGATGTCAAGGTTAAGGACTCTAAGACCCTTCTATTTGGTGAGAAACACGTCACCGTTTTTGGTGCCAG GAACCCAGAGGAGATCCCGTGGGCTGAGACCGGAGCTGAGATCATTGTGGAGTCGACTGGGGTTTTCACTGACAAGGAAAAGGCTGCCGCCCACTTGAAG GGAGGTGCAAAGAAGGTCATCATCTCAGCCCCTAGCAAGGATGCTCCCATGTTTGTTGTGGGTGTCAATGAGAAGGAATACAAGCATGAGCTTGACATCATTTCCAATGCTAGCTGCACTACCAACTGCCTTGCTCCCCTTGCGAAG GTAATAAACGATAGATTTGGCATTGTTGAGGGTCTAATGACCACTGTACACTCCATCACGG CCACACAGAAAACTGTGGATGGGCCATCTAGCAAGGACTGGAGAGGTGGTAGAGCTGCTTCATTCAACATCATTCCTAGCAGTACAGGAGCTGCTAAG GCTGTTGGGAAAGTATTGCCCGTTCTGAATGGGAAATTAACTGGAATGGCTTTCCGTGTTCCTACCATCGATGTCTCTGTGGTTGACCTTACCGTTAGGCTGGAGAAGGCGGCTACCTACGATGAAATTAAGGCTGCTATCAA GGAGGAGTCTGAGGGAAAATTAAAGGGTATCTTGGGTTACACTGAGGACGACGTGGTATCCTCTGACTTTATTGGTGACAGCAG GTCTAGTATTTTTGACGCAAAGGCAGGAATTGCTTTGAATGATAAATTCGTTAAGCTTGTTGCTTGGTATGACAACGAGTGGGGTTACAG CTCGCGTGTGGTTGACTTGGTCGTTCACGTTGCATCTACCAAGTAA
- the LOC109021726 gene encoding uncharacterized protein LOC109021726 isoform X2 has product MATSAFKSTTKRTPVGASSSSLDDSGSSNHSSAHRRSRSLSRFSRRLPPSGADDFEYDVPPPRGKFVNTVRGSGFPEITLDDLAIEFFGSGDRGRSGSRCSESVPASQSLASSSQRRGRSVSRQSSRAGADGRGNVCNNSGGGKVAAESNSRRRRSVSVVPCRISDYESDIDHSQSSSNCANQKSFGSGNNQMPLSNRPVVSNQRQVLRRSFSQKDLKSHDGYSAERPAADDVDSKLYAAMREELINSVEEIRMGLEQEAAKTKTSFSGSDDCLQPNNSGAFQTVSSIRKNYSTILEQSEKRKKDLLAKIVLEERRGRELSKIVNKLLPDPKKTAVEKPSGTRKRSNDRSRMSKRLTEEAEKYIEDFISNVEDTDISSLDGERSDTNSSLGGVIKLETLQSPAVSDPLPVEMDGVALPWLHWEASNDATHSCMRKAEPPVTPNRLLDATQEVSSAQNQRNHSASSCGSWSPEVILGLSMKNIGEDIGTKKGQSCSGESRGLWLDMDEYLKAQSNENFLFEKWNQTERINSGGLLLCDRMFLRL; this is encoded by the exons ATGGCGACGTCGGCGTTCAAATCCACGACGAAGAGAACCCCGGTAGGAGCCTCATCGTCGTCCTTGGACGACTCCGGCTCCTCCAATCATAGCTCGGCTCACCGCCGCTCGCGAAGTCTCAGCCGGTTCTCGCGCCGGTTACCTCCATCGGGAGCTGATGACTTTGAATACGATGTTCCGCCTCCGAGAGGAAAGTTTGTGAACACGGTGAGGGGCTCGGGTTTCCCAGAGATCACCCTCGACGACCTCGCCATCGAGTTCTTCGGCTCCGGCGACCGAGGACGCTCGGGTTCAAGGTGCTCTGAGAGCGTCCCTGCGAGTCAGTCTCTCGCGTCGTCGTCGCAGAGACGGGGGAGGTCGGTGTCGAGGCAAAGCTCGAGAGCGGGTGCAGATGGGAGGGGCAATGTGTGTAACAACTCCGGTGGCGGAAAGGTGGCTGCAGAAAGTAATTCGAGGAGGCGACGTTCGGTTTCGGTGGTGCCGTGTCGGATTAGCGATTATGAG AGTGATATAGACCATTCTCAGAGTTCTAGCAATTGTGCTAATCAGAAGAGTTTTGGTAGCGGAAACAACCAAATGCCATTATCCAATCGGCCAGTAGTTTCAAATCAAAGACAAGTGCTGAGAAGGTCTTTTAGTCAAAAAGATCTCAAGTCCCATGATGGCTATTCT GCAGAGCGGCCTGCTGCAGATGATGTTGACAGCAAATTGTATGCAGCAATGCGGGAAGAACTTATAAATTCTGTGGAGGAGATCAGAATGGGACTTGAACAA GAAGCAGCTAAAACGAAAACCTCATTTTCAGGAAGTGATGATTGCTTGCAACCAAATAATTCCGGTGCTTTTCAGACTGTTTCTTCAATCAGAAAGAACTACTCAACAATATTGGAGCAG TCAGAGAAGCGTAAAAAAGATTTGTTGGCTAAAATAGTGTTGGAGGAGCGTCGTGGTCGGGAGCTGTCTAAGATTGTGAACAAATTGCTTCCTGATCCAAAGAAAACTGCTGTAGAAAAACCTTCAGGAACTAGAAAG AGGAGTAATGACAGAAGTAGGATGTCAAAGCGATTGACTGAGGAGGCAGAGAAGTATATTGAGGACTTCATTTCTAACGTCGAGGATACAGACATTTCCTCTCTTGACGGAGAAAGGAGTGATACAAACTCATCTTTAGGGGGAGTTATCAAGCTAGAAACTCTTCAAAGTCCAGCGGTATCTGATCCTCTTCCTGTAGAAATGGATGGGGTTGCACTGCCTTGGTTGCACTGGGAAGCTAGTAATGATGCCACTCACTCATGCATGAGAAAGGCAGAGCCACCAGTAACTCCAAATAGATTACTGGATGCAACCCag GAAGTGTCCAGTGCACAAAATCAAAGAAATCATTCTGCCAGCAGTTGTGGGAGTTGGAGCCCTGAAGTTATTCTTGGCCTGTCGATGAAGAACATAGGAGAAGATATAGGCACCAAGAAGGGCCAATCTTGTTCTGGTGAATCGAGAGGATTATGGCTTGATATGGACGAATATCTCAAGGCTCAAAGCAATGAAAATTTTCTCTTCGAAAAATGGAACCAAACTGAGAGAATTAATTCAGGTGGTCTTCTACTTTGTGACCGCATGTTCCTCAGGCTCTAA
- the LOC109021726 gene encoding uncharacterized protein LOC109021726 isoform X3 translates to MATSAFKSTTKRTPVGASSSSLDDSGSSNHSSAHRRSRSLSRFSRRLPPSGADDFEYDVPPPRGKFVNTVRGSGFPEITLDDLAIEFFGSGDRGRSGSRCSESVPASQSLASSSQRRGRSVSRQSSRAGADGRGNVCNNSGGGKVAAESNSRRRRSVSVVPCRISDYESDIDHSQSSSNCANQKSFGSGNNQMPLSNRPVVSNQRQVLRRSFSQKDLKSHDGYSEAAKTKTSFSGSDDCLQPNNSGAFQTVSSIRKNYSTILEQSEKRKKDLLAKIVLEERRGRELSKIVNKLLPDPKKTAVEKPSGTRKRSNDRSRMSKRLTEEAEKYIEDFISNVEDTDISSLDGERSDTNSSLGGVIKLETLQSPAVSDPLPVEMDGVALPWLHWEASNDATHSCMRKAEPPVTPNRLLDATQEVSSAQNQRNHSASSCGSWSPEVILGLSMKNIGEDIGTKKGQSCSGESRGLWLDMDEYLKAQSNENFLFEKWNQTERINSGGLLLCDRMFLRL, encoded by the exons ATGGCGACGTCGGCGTTCAAATCCACGACGAAGAGAACCCCGGTAGGAGCCTCATCGTCGTCCTTGGACGACTCCGGCTCCTCCAATCATAGCTCGGCTCACCGCCGCTCGCGAAGTCTCAGCCGGTTCTCGCGCCGGTTACCTCCATCGGGAGCTGATGACTTTGAATACGATGTTCCGCCTCCGAGAGGAAAGTTTGTGAACACGGTGAGGGGCTCGGGTTTCCCAGAGATCACCCTCGACGACCTCGCCATCGAGTTCTTCGGCTCCGGCGACCGAGGACGCTCGGGTTCAAGGTGCTCTGAGAGCGTCCCTGCGAGTCAGTCTCTCGCGTCGTCGTCGCAGAGACGGGGGAGGTCGGTGTCGAGGCAAAGCTCGAGAGCGGGTGCAGATGGGAGGGGCAATGTGTGTAACAACTCCGGTGGCGGAAAGGTGGCTGCAGAAAGTAATTCGAGGAGGCGACGTTCGGTTTCGGTGGTGCCGTGTCGGATTAGCGATTATGAG AGTGATATAGACCATTCTCAGAGTTCTAGCAATTGTGCTAATCAGAAGAGTTTTGGTAGCGGAAACAACCAAATGCCATTATCCAATCGGCCAGTAGTTTCAAATCAAAGACAAGTGCTGAGAAGGTCTTTTAGTCAAAAAGATCTCAAGTCCCATGATGGCTATTCT GAAGCAGCTAAAACGAAAACCTCATTTTCAGGAAGTGATGATTGCTTGCAACCAAATAATTCCGGTGCTTTTCAGACTGTTTCTTCAATCAGAAAGAACTACTCAACAATATTGGAGCAG TCAGAGAAGCGTAAAAAAGATTTGTTGGCTAAAATAGTGTTGGAGGAGCGTCGTGGTCGGGAGCTGTCTAAGATTGTGAACAAATTGCTTCCTGATCCAAAGAAAACTGCTGTAGAAAAACCTTCAGGAACTAGAAAG AGGAGTAATGACAGAAGTAGGATGTCAAAGCGATTGACTGAGGAGGCAGAGAAGTATATTGAGGACTTCATTTCTAACGTCGAGGATACAGACATTTCCTCTCTTGACGGAGAAAGGAGTGATACAAACTCATCTTTAGGGGGAGTTATCAAGCTAGAAACTCTTCAAAGTCCAGCGGTATCTGATCCTCTTCCTGTAGAAATGGATGGGGTTGCACTGCCTTGGTTGCACTGGGAAGCTAGTAATGATGCCACTCACTCATGCATGAGAAAGGCAGAGCCACCAGTAACTCCAAATAGATTACTGGATGCAACCCag GAAGTGTCCAGTGCACAAAATCAAAGAAATCATTCTGCCAGCAGTTGTGGGAGTTGGAGCCCTGAAGTTATTCTTGGCCTGTCGATGAAGAACATAGGAGAAGATATAGGCACCAAGAAGGGCCAATCTTGTTCTGGTGAATCGAGAGGATTATGGCTTGATATGGACGAATATCTCAAGGCTCAAAGCAATGAAAATTTTCTCTTCGAAAAATGGAACCAAACTGAGAGAATTAATTCAGGTGGTCTTCTACTTTGTGACCGCATGTTCCTCAGGCTCTAA
- the LOC109021726 gene encoding uncharacterized protein LOC109021726 isoform X1: MATSAFKSTTKRTPVGASSSSLDDSGSSNHSSAHRRSRSLSRFSRRLPPSGADDFEYDVPPPRGKFVNTVRGSGFPEITLDDLAIEFFGSGDRGRSGSRCSESVPASQSLASSSQRRGRSVSRQSSRAGADGRGNVCNNSGGGKVAAESNSRRRRSVSVVPCRISDYESDIDHSQSSSNCANQKSFGSGNNQMPLSNRPVVSNQRQVLRRSFSQKDLKSHDGYSSQSSVLTDDEGKDAHSSRRGIEKRTRAASTQKKAERPAADDVDSKLYAAMREELINSVEEIRMGLEQEAAKTKTSFSGSDDCLQPNNSGAFQTVSSIRKNYSTILEQSEKRKKDLLAKIVLEERRGRELSKIVNKLLPDPKKTAVEKPSGTRKRSNDRSRMSKRLTEEAEKYIEDFISNVEDTDISSLDGERSDTNSSLGGVIKLETLQSPAVSDPLPVEMDGVALPWLHWEASNDATHSCMRKAEPPVTPNRLLDATQEVSSAQNQRNHSASSCGSWSPEVILGLSMKNIGEDIGTKKGQSCSGESRGLWLDMDEYLKAQSNENFLFEKWNQTERINSGGLLLCDRMFLRL, encoded by the exons ATGGCGACGTCGGCGTTCAAATCCACGACGAAGAGAACCCCGGTAGGAGCCTCATCGTCGTCCTTGGACGACTCCGGCTCCTCCAATCATAGCTCGGCTCACCGCCGCTCGCGAAGTCTCAGCCGGTTCTCGCGCCGGTTACCTCCATCGGGAGCTGATGACTTTGAATACGATGTTCCGCCTCCGAGAGGAAAGTTTGTGAACACGGTGAGGGGCTCGGGTTTCCCAGAGATCACCCTCGACGACCTCGCCATCGAGTTCTTCGGCTCCGGCGACCGAGGACGCTCGGGTTCAAGGTGCTCTGAGAGCGTCCCTGCGAGTCAGTCTCTCGCGTCGTCGTCGCAGAGACGGGGGAGGTCGGTGTCGAGGCAAAGCTCGAGAGCGGGTGCAGATGGGAGGGGCAATGTGTGTAACAACTCCGGTGGCGGAAAGGTGGCTGCAGAAAGTAATTCGAGGAGGCGACGTTCGGTTTCGGTGGTGCCGTGTCGGATTAGCGATTATGAG AGTGATATAGACCATTCTCAGAGTTCTAGCAATTGTGCTAATCAGAAGAGTTTTGGTAGCGGAAACAACCAAATGCCATTATCCAATCGGCCAGTAGTTTCAAATCAAAGACAAGTGCTGAGAAGGTCTTTTAGTCAAAAAGATCTCAAGTCCCATGATGGCTATTCT AGCCAGTCTTCTGTCCTTACTGATGATGAAGGAAAGGATGCTCATTCCAGCAGAAGGGGGATTGAGAAGAGAACACGAGCAGCTTCCACCcaaaagaaa GCAGAGCGGCCTGCTGCAGATGATGTTGACAGCAAATTGTATGCAGCAATGCGGGAAGAACTTATAAATTCTGTGGAGGAGATCAGAATGGGACTTGAACAA GAAGCAGCTAAAACGAAAACCTCATTTTCAGGAAGTGATGATTGCTTGCAACCAAATAATTCCGGTGCTTTTCAGACTGTTTCTTCAATCAGAAAGAACTACTCAACAATATTGGAGCAG TCAGAGAAGCGTAAAAAAGATTTGTTGGCTAAAATAGTGTTGGAGGAGCGTCGTGGTCGGGAGCTGTCTAAGATTGTGAACAAATTGCTTCCTGATCCAAAGAAAACTGCTGTAGAAAAACCTTCAGGAACTAGAAAG AGGAGTAATGACAGAAGTAGGATGTCAAAGCGATTGACTGAGGAGGCAGAGAAGTATATTGAGGACTTCATTTCTAACGTCGAGGATACAGACATTTCCTCTCTTGACGGAGAAAGGAGTGATACAAACTCATCTTTAGGGGGAGTTATCAAGCTAGAAACTCTTCAAAGTCCAGCGGTATCTGATCCTCTTCCTGTAGAAATGGATGGGGTTGCACTGCCTTGGTTGCACTGGGAAGCTAGTAATGATGCCACTCACTCATGCATGAGAAAGGCAGAGCCACCAGTAACTCCAAATAGATTACTGGATGCAACCCag GAAGTGTCCAGTGCACAAAATCAAAGAAATCATTCTGCCAGCAGTTGTGGGAGTTGGAGCCCTGAAGTTATTCTTGGCCTGTCGATGAAGAACATAGGAGAAGATATAGGCACCAAGAAGGGCCAATCTTGTTCTGGTGAATCGAGAGGATTATGGCTTGATATGGACGAATATCTCAAGGCTCAAAGCAATGAAAATTTTCTCTTCGAAAAATGGAACCAAACTGAGAGAATTAATTCAGGTGGTCTTCTACTTTGTGACCGCATGTTCCTCAGGCTCTAA
- the LOC109021725 gene encoding transcription factor GTE10-like isoform X2: MAPTVPIEFTGQKESRKFSLPPMMGKSRKYSKGHSSGFVPDFRHAVETIGESEGFGSSGRVDTEMTVSEDSHTRKRKCISLNADSCDSLVVPTQVLSLSKMSRLERKDLESRLKMELERVRTLQRKVFSLSSNAVVLSPSSDIRSCSDGKKRPPLESFQRSSEVLAPHGKKRPPAVGRNGSRPKKSKSGHFEPVKLAAPANTSNALLMEKCKILLEVTRSHQYGWVFNEPVDVVKLKIPDYFTVIKHPMDLGTVKSKIASGGYLSPLEFAADVRLTFSNAMTYNPPGNDVHIMAKTLSKFFEARWKAIEKKLSLTTDEQSVPRAADHVESEINTQIPLSKRKKTVTQNDASVEPEPVRRVMTGDERQKLSTELEALLEELPESIVDFLKEHSAGQPNEEEIEIDIDALSDDTLFTLRKLLDDYMLESQKNQEKAEPCEIELHNESGFSNSSLQPCNDHADEDVDVVNDPPVSSHSPVEIEKDIANRNSKCSSSSSSSGESGSSSSDSDSGSSLRSETDAAKGSVPVDVKENLGSGATSDPKKNDLGDSEIENYSVNEVGLVEQNSQCKPMSAEADGHQDGESAPSERQVSPEKLYRAALLRSRFADTILKAREKALEKDEKRDPEKLRLEREELERRQKEEKARLQAEAKAAEEFRRKAEAEAAAEAKRKRELDREAARQALLKMEKTVDINENSQFMEDLEMLTAAHDEHLQSFTEETSPDHSENGFGSFKLQGSNPLEQLGLYMKVDDEDEEEVEPPECAPEPANDVEEGEID, from the exons ATGGCACCGACTGTTCCCATAGAGTTCACTGGACAGAAGGAATCGAGGAAGTTTTCATTGCCCCCAATGATGGGGAAGTCAAGGAAGTACTCAAAAGGGCATTCGTCTGGTTTTGTCCCAGATTTCCGGCATGCAGTTGAGACGATTGGTGAATCAGAAGGTTTTGGTAGTTCTGGAAGGGTTGACACTGAGATGACTGTTTCTGAGGATTCACATACCCGCAAGAGGAAATGCATTAGCTTGAATGCGGATAGTTGTGATAGTTTAGTTGTCCCAACGCAAGTTTTGTCATTGTCGAAAATGTCACGGTTGGAAAGGAAGGACTTAGAATCGAGGTTGAAAATGGAACTTGAACGGGTCCGGACACTTCAGAGGAAGGTTTTTAGTCTCAGTTCAAATGCTGTAGTATTATCCCCATCTAGTGATATCCGGAGCTGTAGTGATGGGAAAAAGAGGCCTCCACTTGAGAGTTTCCAGAGGTCATCTGAAGTATTGGCCCCGCATGGTAAGAAGCGGCCTCCAGCAGTGGGGCGTAATGGGTCGCGCCCGAAGAAGAGTAAATCTGGCCACTTTGAACCAGTGAAACTGGCTGCACCAGCAAACACTTCAAATGCTTTGTTGATGGAAAAGTGTAAGATATTGCTAGAGGTTACGAGATCGCATCAGTATGGTTGGGTTTTTAATGAGCCAGTTGATGTTGTGAAGTTGAAAATCCCAGATTATTTCACCGTCATCAAACATCCAATGGATTTGGGTACGGTGAAGAGTAAGATAGCTTCAGGTGGATATTTAAGCCCACTCGAGTTTGCTGCAGATGTGCGGCTTACTTTCTCTAATGCTATGACTTACAACCCACCTGGAAATGATGTCCATATCATGGCAAAAACACTCAGTAAATTTTTTGAAGCAAGATGGAAGGCTATCGAGAAGAAGCTTTCATTGACCACTGATGAGCAATCGGTGCCAAGAGCTGCTGATCATGTAGAAAGTGAAATTAATACTCAAATTCCACTctcaaaaaggaagaaaaccgTCACACAGAATGATGCTAGTGTCGAGCCGGAGCCTGTTAGACGGGTAATGACCGGTGATGAGAGGCAGAAACTGAGCACAGAATTGGAGGCTTTGCTGGAAGAATTGCCTGAAAGCATTGTTGATTTCTTAAAGGAACATAGTGCAGGGCAACCCAATGAGGAGGAGATTGAGATTGATATTGATGCTCTTAGTGATGATACCCTGTTCACTCTAAGGAAGCTTTTAGATGACTATATGCTGGAAAGCCAGAAAAACCAGGAAAAAGCTGAGCCTTGTGAAATTGAG TTGCATAACGAGTCAGGGTTTAGCAATTCATCTTTGCAACCAT GCAATGACCATGCAGATGAGGATGTGGATGTCGTTAATGATCCTCCTGTTTCAAGTCACTCTCCAGTTGAGATAGAGAAAGATATAGCCAATAGGAACAGTAAATGCAGTAGTTCAAGTAGCTCCAGTGGTGAATCAGGCTCTTCATCCAGTG ATTCAGATTCAGGCAGTTCATTGAGAAGTGAAACAGATGCTGCTAAAGGTTCAGTTCCTGTTGATGTTAAG GAAAATCTGGGCTCTGGGGCCACTTCAGACCCAAAGAAAAACGATCTTGGTGATTCAGAAATTGAAAATT ATTCGGTAAATGAAGTGGGGCTAGTTGAGCAGAACTCCCAGTGCAAGCCAATGTCTGCTGAGGCAGATGGCCATCAAGATG GGGAGAGTGCTCCATCTGAGAGGCAAGTCTCCCCCGAGAAGCTTTATCGTGCAGCTTTATTGAGGAGTCGATTTGCTGACACCATACTTAAAGCTCGAGAAAAGGCACTTGAAAAG GATGAAAAGCGGGATCCTGAAAAACTACGACTTGAGAGGGAGGAACTTGAAAGGCGGCAGAAAGAAG AAAAAGCTCGATTGCAAGCTGAGGCGAAGGCTGCTGAGGAATTTAGAAGAAAGGCTGAAGCAGAAGCTGCAGCTGAAGCAAAAAGGAAGAGGGAATTAGACAGAGAAGCTGCACGGCAGGCATTGCTAAAG ATGGAGAAGACGGTAGATATCAATGAGAACAGTCAATTTATGGAAGATTTAGAAATGCTCACGGCTGCCCATGATGAGCATCTACAAAGTTTCACTGAAGAGACGAGCCCAGATCATTCTGAAAATGGTTTCGGTAGTTTCAAACTTCAGGGTAGTAACCCCTTGGAACAACTTGGACTATACATGAAGGTCGATgatgaggatgaagaagaagttgaacCACCTGAGTGTGCTCCAGAACCAGCAAACGATGTCGAGGAAGGAGAAATTGATTGA
- the LOC109021725 gene encoding transcription factor GTE10-like isoform X1, producing MAPTVPIEFTGQKESRKFSLPPMMGKSRKYSKGHSSGFVPDFRHAVETIGESEGFGSSGRVDTEMTVSEDSHTRKRKCISLNADSCDSLVVPTQVLSLSKMSRLERKDLESRLKMELERVRTLQRKVFSLSSNAVVLSPSSDIRSCSDGKKRPPLESFQRSSEVLAPHGKKRPPAVGRNGSRPKKSKSGHFEPVKLAAPANTSNALLMEKCKILLEVTRSHQYGWVFNEPVDVVKLKIPDYFTVIKHPMDLGTVKSKIASGGYLSPLEFAADVRLTFSNAMTYNPPGNDVHIMAKTLSKFFEARWKAIEKKLSLTTDEQSVPRAADHVESEINTQIPLSKRKKTVTQNDASVEPEPVRRVMTGDERQKLSTELEALLEELPESIVDFLKEHSAGQPNEEEIEIDIDALSDDTLFTLRKLLDDYMLESQKNQEKAEPCEIELHNESGFSNSSLQPCKGNDHADEDVDVVNDPPVSSHSPVEIEKDIANRNSKCSSSSSSSGESGSSSSDSDSGSSLRSETDAAKGSVPVDVKENLGSGATSDPKKNDLGDSEIENYSVNEVGLVEQNSQCKPMSAEADGHQDGESAPSERQVSPEKLYRAALLRSRFADTILKAREKALEKDEKRDPEKLRLEREELERRQKEEKARLQAEAKAAEEFRRKAEAEAAAEAKRKRELDREAARQALLKMEKTVDINENSQFMEDLEMLTAAHDEHLQSFTEETSPDHSENGFGSFKLQGSNPLEQLGLYMKVDDEDEEEVEPPECAPEPANDVEEGEID from the exons ATGGCACCGACTGTTCCCATAGAGTTCACTGGACAGAAGGAATCGAGGAAGTTTTCATTGCCCCCAATGATGGGGAAGTCAAGGAAGTACTCAAAAGGGCATTCGTCTGGTTTTGTCCCAGATTTCCGGCATGCAGTTGAGACGATTGGTGAATCAGAAGGTTTTGGTAGTTCTGGAAGGGTTGACACTGAGATGACTGTTTCTGAGGATTCACATACCCGCAAGAGGAAATGCATTAGCTTGAATGCGGATAGTTGTGATAGTTTAGTTGTCCCAACGCAAGTTTTGTCATTGTCGAAAATGTCACGGTTGGAAAGGAAGGACTTAGAATCGAGGTTGAAAATGGAACTTGAACGGGTCCGGACACTTCAGAGGAAGGTTTTTAGTCTCAGTTCAAATGCTGTAGTATTATCCCCATCTAGTGATATCCGGAGCTGTAGTGATGGGAAAAAGAGGCCTCCACTTGAGAGTTTCCAGAGGTCATCTGAAGTATTGGCCCCGCATGGTAAGAAGCGGCCTCCAGCAGTGGGGCGTAATGGGTCGCGCCCGAAGAAGAGTAAATCTGGCCACTTTGAACCAGTGAAACTGGCTGCACCAGCAAACACTTCAAATGCTTTGTTGATGGAAAAGTGTAAGATATTGCTAGAGGTTACGAGATCGCATCAGTATGGTTGGGTTTTTAATGAGCCAGTTGATGTTGTGAAGTTGAAAATCCCAGATTATTTCACCGTCATCAAACATCCAATGGATTTGGGTACGGTGAAGAGTAAGATAGCTTCAGGTGGATATTTAAGCCCACTCGAGTTTGCTGCAGATGTGCGGCTTACTTTCTCTAATGCTATGACTTACAACCCACCTGGAAATGATGTCCATATCATGGCAAAAACACTCAGTAAATTTTTTGAAGCAAGATGGAAGGCTATCGAGAAGAAGCTTTCATTGACCACTGATGAGCAATCGGTGCCAAGAGCTGCTGATCATGTAGAAAGTGAAATTAATACTCAAATTCCACTctcaaaaaggaagaaaaccgTCACACAGAATGATGCTAGTGTCGAGCCGGAGCCTGTTAGACGGGTAATGACCGGTGATGAGAGGCAGAAACTGAGCACAGAATTGGAGGCTTTGCTGGAAGAATTGCCTGAAAGCATTGTTGATTTCTTAAAGGAACATAGTGCAGGGCAACCCAATGAGGAGGAGATTGAGATTGATATTGATGCTCTTAGTGATGATACCCTGTTCACTCTAAGGAAGCTTTTAGATGACTATATGCTGGAAAGCCAGAAAAACCAGGAAAAAGCTGAGCCTTGTGAAATTGAG TTGCATAACGAGTCAGGGTTTAGCAATTCATCTTTGCAACCATGTAAAG GCAATGACCATGCAGATGAGGATGTGGATGTCGTTAATGATCCTCCTGTTTCAAGTCACTCTCCAGTTGAGATAGAGAAAGATATAGCCAATAGGAACAGTAAATGCAGTAGTTCAAGTAGCTCCAGTGGTGAATCAGGCTCTTCATCCAGTG ATTCAGATTCAGGCAGTTCATTGAGAAGTGAAACAGATGCTGCTAAAGGTTCAGTTCCTGTTGATGTTAAG GAAAATCTGGGCTCTGGGGCCACTTCAGACCCAAAGAAAAACGATCTTGGTGATTCAGAAATTGAAAATT ATTCGGTAAATGAAGTGGGGCTAGTTGAGCAGAACTCCCAGTGCAAGCCAATGTCTGCTGAGGCAGATGGCCATCAAGATG GGGAGAGTGCTCCATCTGAGAGGCAAGTCTCCCCCGAGAAGCTTTATCGTGCAGCTTTATTGAGGAGTCGATTTGCTGACACCATACTTAAAGCTCGAGAAAAGGCACTTGAAAAG GATGAAAAGCGGGATCCTGAAAAACTACGACTTGAGAGGGAGGAACTTGAAAGGCGGCAGAAAGAAG AAAAAGCTCGATTGCAAGCTGAGGCGAAGGCTGCTGAGGAATTTAGAAGAAAGGCTGAAGCAGAAGCTGCAGCTGAAGCAAAAAGGAAGAGGGAATTAGACAGAGAAGCTGCACGGCAGGCATTGCTAAAG ATGGAGAAGACGGTAGATATCAATGAGAACAGTCAATTTATGGAAGATTTAGAAATGCTCACGGCTGCCCATGATGAGCATCTACAAAGTTTCACTGAAGAGACGAGCCCAGATCATTCTGAAAATGGTTTCGGTAGTTTCAAACTTCAGGGTAGTAACCCCTTGGAACAACTTGGACTATACATGAAGGTCGATgatgaggatgaagaagaagttgaacCACCTGAGTGTGCTCCAGAACCAGCAAACGATGTCGAGGAAGGAGAAATTGATTGA